In Sphaerospermopsis torques-reginae ITEP-024, the genomic window GTAGTGACAATATTCCTTTCATCGCTACCTGGAACGTTGGGACATTACCCTCAGACCTCACCCGTTGCCGTATTCAGTTTGATAGCAATGCTGAATTAAGTTATGAAGTAATGATGGCCAGTTATGAGTTTATTAATTTTTTGATTGAACTTATAGAAAATTATAAACGCCAAAAAGTTAGTGATTTTTCTACAGCTTTTTACCGCAAACTACTGCGGATATAAGAGTAAATCAGCATACAGGAGGTAGGAGGCAGGAGGCAGAAGTTATGTATTTTGGATTTTGGATTTTGGATTTTGGATTTTGGATTGTTTTTGTTAACTCCAATCTAAAATCTAAAATCTAAAATCTAAAATTTTCTTCCCCAGTCCCTAGTCCCCAATCCCCAATCCCCAAAATCAGCGATTTCTGTTGCTTCAGCTAAAATTAGGAAACACCTGGCTGGGTTCAACAGACGTTTGAAATTAGGAGTGCATGGCGTGCCAACATCTGTTAAATATTTGCTGATTGGATCAGTAGAGACTTACAGTGGTAAATCCGCAACTGTTTTGGGTTTGTCTCATCAGCTAAAGCAAAAAGGATTGGATATAGCCTACGGTAAACCTTTAGGTAATTGTGTGCAGTCCGCCGATGGTAGCTTAGTGGAAGAAGATGTCCAGTTTATTTCTCACAGCTTGAAACTGCCAGAAAATCGTGTTGCACCCACCTTACTGGCTTTAAATGAGGTCAGTGTCCAAAAACGTTTACGTGGTGAAGACAAAACTGATTATCAGCAGTCACTGGTACAGCATTATTTACAAATACCACGGGGTGATTTGATGCTGTTGGAAGGACCAGGTGATTTACCAGAAGGTAATTTATTTGGCTTGTCCTTACTGGAAGTGGCTGAAGTTTTAGATGGGGGTGTGCTATTGGTACATCGTTATAAATCCCTGCTTACGGTAGAGGCGTTGTTATCTGCCAAGAAATTGATAGGCGATCGCCTAGTTGGTGTTGTTATTAATGAAGTTCCCACCGAACAATTAGAAGCAGGTCATAATCTCTTACGTCCATTTTTGGAAGAGCAAGGCATTCCTGTATTAGCAATGTTGCCAAAAAGCGACTTGCTCCGTAGCGTCAGCGTGGGAGAACTGGTAAAACAATTACAGGCTGAAGTTCTCTGTCGCAGCGATCGCCTAGATTTATTAGTGGAAACCTTGGCCATTGGGGCGATGAATGTCAATGCCGCCGTTAAATATTTCCGCAAACGCCGTAACAAGGCAGTAGTCACAGGAGGCGATCGCGTGGAAATTCAACAAGCCGCTTTAGAAACTTCTACCCAATGCCTGATCCTCACCGGACAACTACCCCCTCCCGCCTTTATTCTCAATCGCGCCGAAGAATTAGAAATACCAATTTTATCTGTTGACCTCGATACCTTAACCACAGTGGAAATTGTTGACCGCACTTTCGGACAAGTTCGTGTCCACGAACCTCTCAAAGTAGAGTGCATTAGCCAATTAATGTCCGAACATTTTGACATTAACCGTTTCTTATCTCAACTAGGAGTCAAACCAGCAGCCGCTTTATCTTAGTCGGATTATTGACCCAAATTACCAGTTAATCACCAGCGTAAATCCTACCATTGCCTGTTTCCAAAGCCTGACAGTGAACAGTAATTTTTTCCAACTACCTATTTTGTTAAAGCACTGCCATCAACACAATCTTTTGTTACTTAACAAAATAATCAAGAAAACAGAGAAATCTGTAACTCTAGTTGGCTTCTTACTTACACGCTGTTTGATAGAATATCTAGGTTGTTTAATCTGATCACCTCCATCTTTGAGCCAGTCAACAGAACTCATCAACCTTGATACATTAGCGCAGGAACTGGCGACAATCCAGCAAACAGGTTCCAAACGAATCGCCTTGTTGGGTTCTCGTCATGTGCCAATTACTCATCAAAATCTCATTGAAATGATGACTTATGCCCTAGTTTTATCGGGCAATCGCATCATTACTTCCGGTGCTACAGGTACTAATTCTGCTGCCATCAAGGGCGCAACACGGGCTGACCCGAACTTATTGACGGTCATCCTACCCCAAAGCCTGGAACGTCAGCCCCATGAATCACGCCAACAACTAGAGCAGGTTATGCATCTAGTCGAAAATCCCAGTAATGATAATCTATCTTTGGCTGAGGCCAGCTACCTGTGCAACAAGGAGATTGTCTCCCGTTGTCAGCAACTCATCTGCTTTGCTTTCCACGACAGTCGCACCCTGCTACAAACCTGTGGAGAAGCAGAAGAACAAAGAAAAGTGGTGACACTGTTCTACTTTGATTAAAGTGAAACGCAGTCTCCACACCGCTAATGATAGAGATGGGTAATTACCAGTGGGTACTGGGTAATGTTTTATCTAAATTACTCAGTATTCCTTTGCGCTCACTAAAAACTACTACCAGTACCAGTATTTATTAGGTTAATGTCCCTATTGCAACTACCTATACCTGCTATTTTTTTGTACTCTATTGCTGCCGCCGCAGTTCTCATTTATGTACCGTTTTTATTCGTAGCTTACGGTCGGGCGCAGGTTGGTTTTGATTTATCTGCCCCTCGTGCCATGTTTGATAAATTGCCTCCTTATGCCCAAAGAGCTACCTGGGCGCATCAAAATTCTTTTGAGGCATTCATAATTTTCAGTGCTGCATCTCTAATGGCTTATGTCTGTGGGGTGAATACTCCTTTAGCAGCAATGGCAGCGATCGCCTTTATCCCCGCTCGGTTACTATACTCTATTTTTTATATTGCCAATATCCCCATTTTGCGATCGCTCATGTTTGGTATTGGCTCTTTTAGTTCTGGCACTCTCTTCTATTTGAGTATCATGAAAGTTTCAGGATAGGTGATAGGTGAACAAAATTTTAGATTTTAGATTTTAGATTGCAGTTGGTTATATACAATCCAAAATCCAAAATCCAAAATCCAAAATTGGCTCACCAATCACCAAATTAAACATTTCACATTCAATTTTCTTTATGGCTTCTACGTTTTCTTTTGATATTGTCAGCGACTTTGACCGTCAAGAATTAGTGAACGCTGTTGATCAAGTGGTGCGAGACATCAAAAGCCGTTACGATCTCAAAGACACACAAACAACTGTCGAGTTAGGCGAAAACAGCATTACTATTAACACCGACAGCGATATGACTTTAGAGGCTGTACATGGCATATTGCGGGAAAAAGCAGCCAAACGCAACCTCTCCCAGAAAATATTTGATTTTGGTAAAGTTGAATCTGCCAGCGGCAACCGTGTGCGGCAAGAAATCACCCTCAAAAAAGGCATTAGTCAAGACATTGCCAAACAAATCTCCAAATTGATTCGTGATGAATTTAAAAAGGTGCAAGCCTCAATTCAAGGTGATGCTGTGCGGGTGACAGCCAAAGCGAAAGATGACTTACAAGCTGTGATCCAACGAGTCAAACAAGAAGATTTTCCTGTAGCTTTGCAGTTTACCAATTATCGTTAGGGCTTGCTGAATAAATCCGAAAACTTTACAGGTAAAGGGTTGTAGCTATTTTGACTTTCAAAAAGTGCAAGCTTTTATGGGGTGGAAACTTAAAAACCTTGCATTTAATTCCTACTCAAAGGAAAAATCGTTCCTATCCAACTCTTGAAACCCACCTTCCGCACCCTAAACTGTCACACAACGAAAATTGGTCGTTTGGGGATTTGAGATTGGCGATCGCCATCTAAGATTTCGACCATATTGTATCAAAATTATCCTCAACTTGGTTAAAAAATACGAAATTACCGATTGTGACACTGGGGGGTGCGGAATGTGGGGTTCAATTTTGGATTTTGGATTTTGGATTTTGGATTGTATTTTATTAACTCCAATCTAAAATCTAAAATCTAAAATTTTGTTCACCAATCACCAGTCCCCAATCACCTTTTACCGATACTGTTTTTAAATGCTGGACGTTCAGAAATTTTCTGAATATAGTTCACAACGGCTGGATATTCACTCAAATCAAGCTTGAGCATAATGGGAATATAAGCGAGTATAGATCCCACAGCCACATCGGCAACAGTGAATTGATCACCAAGTAAGAAAGGTTGCCGCGCAAAAATTTCATTCAGGGTAGTTAATAGGCGGGGCATTTCTCGCTCGCGGTTGGCTTCCACAAAAATTCCTGTAGCCAAGGTAGAATTACCAAATAATACCCATTGGGAAAATATGGCACGTTCCTCTAGGGAAATCGGATTTTTACCATATTTTTCCGCAATATACAGCAAAATTGCCCCAGATTCCCAAAGTTTCAAATCACCATCAACAATTGCTGGAACTTTGCCTATTGGGTTAATGGCTAGGTATTCAGGTTGTTTATGTTCACCTGCTTTCATATCCAAAAGAATAAACTCGTAGGGAACTTGTAGTTCCTCTAAATACCACTGAACAATTGATGCACGGCTAAAAGCGCCACCGTAAAGTTTCAACATAATAACTGCTTAAAATCAAAGAACTTTGTGAGTGTGAGAATGTTGTTTAACGTTGTCGTCTTTAGTGACAACTCTAGCGGCATTTAGCACCCGTTTGCGTTCTGTAGAATAATTAAAATCGGTTTTGGTTGTTCCTGCGGGAATCAGGGTTTGGGCTGATTCACGACGCTTGTAGGTGCGAGCTGCTGAAAATGCCCGTTGTACAAATTCATCTGCAAACTGTGCTGAATCAGGAAATCCATCAGGCAATAACAGCTTATCACCATCCAAGATACTTCCCAAAGTAGTTGCACAGGCAAGTTTATATGAAGTAGGAATGCCTTTTAATATTGCTTCTAATGCTGCTGAGGGAATAGGCTCTATAACTTCGATTTGGTGTACTTCTCCATCTTGTTTGTAAAAGCACGTTGCCAAGCCGATCACAATGTAATCATCGGCTGTAAGGTCTGAAGCATCTGGATAAGAAATTGTTGTTGTCATAGGAAATTTACTCAAAATTAAATTGTACTGGGCATTGGGCATTGGGCATTGGGTAACTTCCCTGTTACCTGTCACCAGTCCCCAGTCAAGGGTTCCCAGTCCCCAGTCACCTATTCCTTATTCCCTAAATTTTGCACAGCTTGACGAAAACCCAAGACGATTAAAATATTAGCGAGGGTTAAAAATACTTCAGCGCCGCCATGTAACCAGTCTATATTGGCTAAAGCTTCTCCATAAGCAACTTTGGCATAGATGCCGGCGGGAATGGTAATACCGACAAATACTAAAGTACCGTAAAATCCATATAGGGCTAAACGTGGCATTTGCGGACTACGGCTAATAAACCACAAGAAACCCAAATAGGGAAACAGAGACAGGGCAAAGAGGGTTTCTTTTGATATCATGGTTCTGATTTGATGGTTTTTGCTTCAATTTTGGTTGCAGACTTGGTAGAACGCCAAATCCACACTGCTGCCGCCCAAAGGGTAAAATTACCCACTAATGTCATGGTAGCTTGGAGGGTGACTAACCATTCTAGGGATTCGGGGTTGTCGAAATAATGCCAAGTGCAAGCACACATAGCACTGATTAAAGCTGGTAACATGGCAAAGGACAATCCCCACCAACTACGGTTTTTTGTCAGTTCACCATATTTCCAGATTAACCAAATAGCGGCTATCCATTCAATGACACTAGAAACGTGAATAATCCAGGTGGGAATCGAAAGGGCGTGCATAATAGTCAGTAATCAGTTATTAGTTGTCAGTGGTAGATAACCATTAAAAAAATTGGTAATCCAAAATCTAAAATATCAGGACTTACGTACCATACCTCTGAAAACCTCTTTCCTTTGTGTCCTTTGCGTCCTTTGCGGTTTATTTTTCCATGATCACAGCGTAAGTCCAACATCCAAAATCCAAAATCTAAAATCCAAAATCTAAAATCCAAAATCCAAAATTATTGAAGATGCGTGTTTTATTATCTGGGTAT contains:
- the ebsA gene encoding type IV pilus biogenesis protein EbsA; the encoded protein is MSIDQLQPVSQQQATLYLPYIQQSKRNFLPYAISLYQKGFVEGHRKIEGSDNIPFIATWNVGTLPSDLTRCRIQFDSNAELSYEVMMASYEFINFLIELIENYKRQKVSDFSTAFYRKLLRI
- a CDS encoding phosphotransacetylase family protein gives rise to the protein MPTSVKYLLIGSVETYSGKSATVLGLSHQLKQKGLDIAYGKPLGNCVQSADGSLVEEDVQFISHSLKLPENRVAPTLLALNEVSVQKRLRGEDKTDYQQSLVQHYLQIPRGDLMLLEGPGDLPEGNLFGLSLLEVAEVLDGGVLLVHRYKSLLTVEALLSAKKLIGDRLVGVVINEVPTEQLEAGHNLLRPFLEEQGIPVLAMLPKSDLLRSVSVGELVKQLQAEVLCRSDRLDLLVETLAIGAMNVNAAVKYFRKRRNKAVVTGGDRVEIQQAALETSTQCLILTGQLPPPAFILNRAEELEIPILSVDLDTLTTVEIVDRTFGQVRVHEPLKVECISQLMSEHFDINRFLSQLGVKPAAALS
- a CDS encoding DNA recombination-mediator protein A, which produces MSQSTELINLDTLAQELATIQQTGSKRIALLGSRHVPITHQNLIEMMTYALVLSGNRIITSGATGTNSAAIKGATRADPNLLTVILPQSLERQPHESRQQLEQVMHLVENPSNDNLSLAEASYLCNKEIVSRCQQLICFAFHDSRTLLQTCGEAEEQRKVVTLFYFD
- a CDS encoding MAPEG family protein, which encodes MSLLQLPIPAIFLYSIAAAAVLIYVPFLFVAYGRAQVGFDLSAPRAMFDKLPPYAQRATWAHQNSFEAFIIFSAASLMAYVCGVNTPLAAMAAIAFIPARLLYSIFYIANIPILRSLMFGIGSFSSGTLFYLSIMKVSG
- a CDS encoding YajQ family cyclic di-GMP-binding protein — translated: MASTFSFDIVSDFDRQELVNAVDQVVRDIKSRYDLKDTQTTVELGENSITINTDSDMTLEAVHGILREKAAKRNLSQKIFDFGKVESASGNRVRQEITLKKGISQDIAKQISKLIRDEFKKVQASIQGDAVRVTAKAKDDLQAVIQRVKQEDFPVALQFTNYR
- a CDS encoding glutathione S-transferase family protein; the encoded protein is MLKLYGGAFSRASIVQWYLEELQVPYEFILLDMKAGEHKQPEYLAINPIGKVPAIVDGDLKLWESGAILLYIAEKYGKNPISLEERAIFSQWVLFGNSTLATGIFVEANREREMPRLLTTLNEIFARQPFLLGDQFTVADVAVGSILAYIPIMLKLDLSEYPAVVNYIQKISERPAFKNSIGKR
- a CDS encoding DUF3593 domain-containing protein, encoding MISKETLFALSLFPYLGFLWFISRSPQMPRLALYGFYGTLVFVGITIPAGIYAKVAYGEALANIDWLHGGAEVFLTLANILIVLGFRQAVQNLGNKE
- a CDS encoding DUF2499 domain-containing protein codes for the protein MHALSIPTWIIHVSSVIEWIAAIWLIWKYGELTKNRSWWGLSFAMLPALISAMCACTWHYFDNPESLEWLVTLQATMTLVGNFTLWAAAVWIWRSTKSATKIEAKTIKSEP